In Negativicutes bacterium, the following proteins share a genomic window:
- the pyrR gene encoding bifunctional pyr operon transcriptional regulator/uracil phosphoribosyltransferase PyrR, which yields MPNFIEKAVIMDSQAVKRALTRISHEIIEKNKGVKEVVLVGIRTRGVPLAERIANEINKIEGFKVPVGTLDITLYRDDLSTLSYQPIVCETEIPVDITNKIIILVDDVLYTGRTVRSALDAIIDMGRPRAIQLAVLVDRGHRELPIRADYVGKNVPTSSKEEVNVQLFDIDTVDQVIIKEKIE from the coding sequence ATGCCTAATTTTATTGAAAAAGCTGTTATCATGGATAGTCAAGCGGTTAAAAGGGCGTTAACGAGAATATCACATGAAATAATTGAAAAAAATAAAGGCGTTAAAGAAGTTGTTTTAGTTGGGATAAGAACTAGGGGCGTACCATTGGCTGAACGAATAGCTAATGAGATTAATAAAATTGAAGGATTTAAGGTTCCGGTCGGAACTCTTGATATCACTTTGTATCGTGATGATTTATCAACATTAAGTTATCAACCGATAGTATGCGAAACAGAAATACCGGTTGATATAACAAATAAAATAATAATTTTAGTAGATGATGTTTTATATACCGGTAGAACAGTAAGGTCAGCGTTAGATGCTATTATTGACATGGGCCGGCCAAGAGCGATTCAACTTGCTGTCTTAGTAGACCGAGGTCACCGCGAGTTACCAATCCGTGCTGATTATGTGGGGAAAAATGTCCCTACCTCCAGTAAAGAAGAAGTTAATGTACAGTTGTTTGATATTGATACCGTTGATCAAGTTATTATAAAAGAAAAAATTGAATAA
- the sepF gene encoding cell division protein SepF, producing MAVGLIDKITNVFMTEDDEYKEYIEEVKPKAPERDLYKPVLTLHKNNFDLKVAVFYPKNFDQASIIANKLKAKQAVMINYDLVDDRTQQRINDFINGVCYVLNGAVQVISDKIVLYVPEHTEIGKELYAYSIPTYVKNG from the coding sequence ATGGCAGTGGGCTTAATTGATAAAATAACTAATGTTTTTATGACAGAAGATGATGAGTATAAAGAATATATTGAGGAAGTTAAACCAAAAGCACCAGAACGGGATTTGTATAAACCGGTATTAACATTGCACAAAAATAATTTTGATTTAAAAGTTGCAGTGTTTTATCCTAAAAATTTTGATCAGGCCAGTATTATTGCCAATAAGCTTAAAGCTAAGCAAGCTGTTATGATTAACTATGATCTTGTAGATGATAGAACACAACAACGAATTAATGATTTTATTAATGGTGTTTGTTATGTCTTAAATGGGGCAGTTCAAGTTATTTCAGATAAAATAGTGCTATATGTTCCTGAACATACTGAAATTGGTAAAGAATTGTATGCTTATTCCATTCCGACATATGTAAAAAACGGATGA